A genomic region of Thalassoglobus sp. JC818 contains the following coding sequences:
- a CDS encoding Xaa-Pro peptidase family protein, which yields MAERHAARRDRVREQMRRDGVDAFLITTEKNVAYLTGFTGDSTWMLLTLDSAQLVSDFRYTTQLASECPDVSAVIRPSNKSLIQGVVGELQSSSSGPIGFEGHSMPFDTYQQLIDGSKGQQWVPLSWKVETIRAIKDDSEIEEIRLAVRLAEEGFAQLLDQFRPDATEREMAYELEHIVRGLGGEELSFHPIIAVGDHSAMPHYRPGDRKLSEHPILLVDWGAQTYLGYKSDLTRTLLTQDFPEPQFEKIYRTVLEAQMLAIDLIGPGVSTLDVDTAARQHIADAGFGEFFDHGLGHGIGLDIHELPRFSRTAETPLETGMVVTVEPGIYLSGWGGVRIEDDVLVTDQGCEVLSSVTKSWDSVRITI from the coding sequence ATGGCTGAGCGACATGCAGCCCGACGTGATCGGGTTCGAGAACAGATGCGACGAGACGGAGTCGACGCTTTTCTGATCACCACGGAAAAGAACGTGGCGTACCTGACCGGTTTCACAGGAGACAGCACATGGATGCTGTTGACTCTGGACTCTGCTCAGCTTGTCAGTGATTTTCGATACACGACACAGCTTGCATCAGAGTGCCCGGATGTTTCGGCTGTGATTCGCCCGTCCAACAAGTCTCTCATCCAAGGAGTTGTCGGAGAACTTCAGTCGTCTTCCAGCGGTCCGATCGGGTTTGAAGGGCATTCAATGCCGTTTGACACCTATCAGCAGTTGATCGACGGTTCAAAAGGACAGCAGTGGGTTCCACTTTCCTGGAAAGTTGAAACGATCCGCGCCATCAAAGATGACAGTGAGATCGAAGAAATTCGGCTCGCGGTTCGATTGGCAGAGGAAGGCTTTGCACAACTTCTCGATCAGTTTCGGCCTGACGCGACTGAACGAGAGATGGCTTACGAGCTGGAACACATCGTTCGCGGGCTGGGTGGAGAGGAATTGAGTTTCCATCCGATTATCGCAGTCGGTGACCATTCTGCGATGCCCCACTATCGTCCCGGAGACCGTAAGCTCTCCGAACACCCTATTCTTCTGGTTGACTGGGGAGCTCAAACCTATTTGGGGTACAAGTCAGATTTGACGCGCACACTCCTCACTCAGGATTTCCCGGAGCCTCAATTCGAGAAAATCTATCGCACCGTGCTCGAAGCGCAAATGTTGGCCATTGATCTCATTGGCCCCGGAGTTTCGACGCTCGATGTCGACACCGCAGCACGTCAACACATCGCAGATGCTGGATTCGGAGAGTTCTTCGATCACGGCCTCGGTCACGGAATCGGCCTCGATATTCACGAATTACCGCGGTTTTCAAGGACGGCAGAGACTCCGCTGGAGACCGGAATGGTTGTCACGGTCGAGCCTGGGATCTATCTTTCGGGCTGGGGAGGCGTCAGGATCGAAGACGATGTTCTTGTCACCGACCAGGGATGTGAAGTATTGTCCAGCGTCACCAAGAGTTGGGATTCTGTTCGGATCACCATCTGA